The proteins below are encoded in one region of Ferroplasma acidiphilum:
- a CDS encoding molybdopterin molybdotransferase MoeA, with product MGLIFHDLTKFQDALEIIKKNMVELKDAEEVSLYNATGRISAETIFSNNNLPLFSRSQVDGYAIIASDIKGASYDSPVSLKLAGETNIGEKAVKFPGSGKCIKVPTGGVIPVGADAMVPFEDTKQEGNSIQFFHEVNRFNELSNAGIDVIKGEKLLDSNVIIDPRNIAVLASTGIGKIKVKRKLTIGIVSTGNELLYPGTPYKEGKIFESNSLSIKAELSKYPAFNVNDYGIIEDNYDKIKNAIDGSIEENDVTLTIGSTSAGDHDMVYKILGEKTPGIIFHGIRVKPGKPAIFAMSGEKIIFGLPGFPVSSMMILYSLVMPNLFRKTGYEFSEVAVDAITGQRFELHQGNTDLLLIKLVKHGETYKAYQVPGNSGSISRISKATGYSIIDSRTSFMDINSKINVKLFTGNIPSILIYGQYLPAMEKLPSSVSGLSTFVESGFNEIKRSMENADADVYLWNYEELPDDKNYDSSITIEIPYGIAYTEENYSTMAIPYRGSGLYEKSLAIAEGVDLTYLDKPEIICDYVKNRRCGAGITYREYAELYSLKFIEKGKITFHVYINKNSTKFNELKEAFNSIAGKTR from the coding sequence ATGGGATTGATATTTCATGATCTGACAAAATTCCAGGATGCACTGGAGATAATAAAAAAGAATATGGTAGAATTAAAGGACGCAGAGGAAGTATCGCTTTACAATGCTACAGGAAGAATTTCGGCCGAAACCATATTCAGCAATAATAACCTTCCATTGTTTTCCAGATCGCAGGTTGATGGCTATGCTATTATAGCAAGTGACATAAAAGGAGCATCATACGACTCTCCTGTAAGCTTAAAACTTGCCGGTGAAACAAATATAGGTGAAAAGGCAGTGAAATTTCCAGGGAGTGGAAAATGCATCAAGGTTCCAACCGGTGGCGTAATACCGGTAGGTGCCGATGCCATGGTGCCCTTTGAAGATACAAAGCAGGAAGGGAATTCTATACAATTTTTCCATGAAGTGAACCGGTTCAACGAGCTTTCCAATGCTGGCATAGATGTGATTAAGGGAGAGAAGCTATTAGACAGCAATGTCATAATTGACCCCAGAAACATTGCAGTTCTTGCTTCCACTGGAATTGGCAAAATAAAAGTAAAAAGGAAACTAACTATTGGAATTGTGTCCACAGGAAATGAGCTGCTTTATCCAGGAACTCCATATAAAGAAGGAAAAATATTCGAGTCGAACAGCCTCTCCATTAAAGCTGAACTTTCTAAATACCCTGCTTTCAATGTAAATGATTATGGAATTATTGAAGATAATTATGATAAAATCAAAAATGCAATAGACGGGTCCATAGAGGAAAACGACGTTACACTTACCATTGGTAGCACTTCGGCAGGGGACCACGATATGGTATACAAGATACTGGGTGAGAAAACGCCTGGAATTATATTCCATGGAATAAGGGTAAAGCCTGGAAAACCTGCTATTTTTGCTATGTCCGGTGAAAAAATAATTTTTGGCCTTCCAGGATTTCCCGTTTCGTCTATGATGATACTTTATTCGCTGGTTATGCCGAACCTGTTCAGGAAAACAGGCTATGAATTTTCAGAGGTTGCAGTTGATGCAATAACAGGGCAGCGCTTTGAATTGCATCAGGGAAATACCGACCTATTACTCATAAAACTTGTAAAGCATGGTGAAACGTATAAAGCCTACCAGGTACCGGGAAACTCCGGCTCAATATCAAGAATAAGCAAGGCTACCGGCTATTCCATTATAGATTCAAGGACCTCTTTTATGGATATTAATTCAAAAATCAATGTTAAGCTATTTACAGGAAATATTCCATCCATATTGATATACGGGCAGTATCTCCCTGCAATGGAAAAACTTCCATCTTCGGTCTCTGGGCTCTCAACCTTTGTGGAGTCTGGATTCAATGAAATAAAGCGTTCCATGGAAAATGCAGATGCTGATGTTTACCTCTGGAACTATGAAGAGTTGCCAGATGATAAGAACTACGACTCATCAATAACCATAGAAATACCATATGGTATTGCATACACTGAAGAGAATTATAGTACAATGGCTATACCATACCGTGGATCGGGGCTTTATGAGAAATCTCTTGCCATTGCTGAAGGCGTGGACCTTACATATCTTGACAAGCCTGAAATAATATGTGATTACGTGAAGAACAGGCGCTGTGGTGCAGGAATTACCTATAGAGAATATGCGGAGCTCTACTCATTAAAATTCATTGAAAAGGGAAAAATAACGTTCCATGTCTATATCAATAAAAACAGCACTAAGTTTAATGAATTGAAAGAGGCCTTTAATTCAATTGCCGGTAAAACTAGATGA
- a CDS encoding VTT domain-containing protein, producing MALLPYAFFSSLGYIGIFVLSLLSSLIIFIPVPYLFVILFAALSGRFDPGLLILSSTGGATIGKMALFQSFYSGAAITKTKTRENLTAFQTLVSRYAWIAVFIVASTPSPDDIVYVPLGIARYSRIHFFTALLAGKTVITALTVLGAGILSHSVFGSLILGEDKYSTIEIIIIGIIFAILAVLITYIINRIDWKKYIDKHASVKSRKQKLQ from the coding sequence GTGGCGCTTTTACCGTATGCATTTTTTTCTTCACTTGGATATATAGGCATATTCGTTTTAAGCCTGTTATCCAGCCTTATAATTTTTATACCGGTACCTTATCTTTTTGTTATACTATTTGCTGCTTTAAGCGGAAGATTTGATCCAGGACTATTGATATTATCAAGCACCGGTGGTGCAACAATTGGAAAAATGGCCCTTTTCCAGTCATTTTACAGTGGAGCTGCGATTACAAAGACTAAAACCAGGGAAAACCTTACTGCCTTTCAAACGCTTGTTTCCAGATACGCCTGGATTGCAGTGTTTATAGTGGCAAGTACTCCATCTCCAGACGATATTGTTTACGTTCCACTTGGAATTGCAAGATACAGTAGAATACATTTTTTCACTGCACTGCTTGCTGGAAAAACTGTAATTACTGCCCTAACAGTTCTTGGTGCAGGCATATTATCTCATTCTGTGTTTGGCTCCCTGATCCTTGGAGAAGATAAATATAGCACAATAGAAATTATTATAATAGGAATAATATTTGCAATCCTGGCTGTGCTTATAACCTATATTATAAATCGCATAGATTGGAAAAAATATATTGACAAACATGCTTCCGTGAAATCCAGAAAACAGAAATTGCAGTAA
- a CDS encoding ATP-binding protein: protein MKFTPKKFNVLVGRNNTGKTSILEAISICMNPYLIYNLSRNKYQNSIINYLSDNSSIKIDIENNKVKKLSFRKATPDQILNLLKNDLSELFNKKDEVYMGINKYIAIEKIIRNIDKNKIYQASLDSIIVLVNYSDHQIILAGESYGDLLTYSLSNLYDNYISQNAKDPTTHTSNGDIPENEYMMKHEYMITMLSYHHELSRKNSLIKYKKDNVTFIKNALNSTEHINSNQKLAPQLENTIKHDNIISNLKRFNFDSLVLDTEDGDKEIPMESMGDGFKSLIYILAKLYENESNIILIEEPENYMHPGYIRELIHYIISLANNSEIQLFIITHSQDFLYMLTSDSDLSENDIEFLKKELLILQLSRFKDNIILSNLDYNDAISDMEDLLLDLRGI, encoded by the coding sequence CTGAAATTTACACCTAAAAAATTTAATGTTCTCGTCGGTAGAAATAACACTGGAAAAACTTCTATTCTTGAAGCTATTTCTATCTGCATGAACCCATATTTAATATATAATTTATCCCGGAATAAATATCAAAATTCAATTATTAATTATTTAAGTGACAACTCTTCGATTAAGATTGATATTGAAAATAATAAGGTAAAGAAACTTAGTTTTCGAAAAGCAACTCCTGATCAAATTCTTAATCTGCTTAAAAACGATTTGAGCGAGTTATTCAATAAAAAAGATGAAGTATACATGGGTATTAATAAATATATTGCTATTGAAAAAATTATTAGAAATATTGATAAAAATAAAATTTATCAGGCCTCTCTTGATTCGATAATAGTTTTAGTTAACTATTCAGATCATCAAATAATTTTAGCCGGGGAATCATATGGGGATTTGCTTACATATTCCCTATCTAACTTATATGATAACTATATTTCTCAAAATGCAAAAGACCCAACAACGCATACCTCAAATGGAGATATACCAGAAAACGAATATATGATGAAACATGAATATATGATAACTATGCTAAGTTATCATCATGAATTATCCAGGAAGAATTCACTTATAAAATACAAAAAAGATAATGTAACATTTATTAAAAACGCATTAAACTCCACGGAACATATTAACTCAAATCAAAAACTTGCACCACAACTTGAGAATACAATTAAACATGATAATATTATATCAAATCTGAAAAGATTTAATTTTGACTCGCTCGTATTAGATACTGAAGATGGTGATAAGGAAATACCTATGGAATCTATGGGTGACGGATTTAAATCTCTTATCTATATTCTTGCAAAGTTATATGAAAATGAAAGTAACATAATTTTAATTGAAGAACCTGAAAACTACATGCATCCCGGGTATATAAGAGAACTAATTCATTATATTATTTCTCTGGCAAATAACAGTGAAATTCAACTATTTATTATCACACACAGCCAGGACTTTCTTTATATGTTAACATCCGATAGCGATTTATCTGAAAATGATATAGAATTTTTAAAAAAGGAGCTTTTAATTTTACAACTTTCCAGGTTTAAAGATAACATAATATTATCCAATTTAGATTACAATGATGCTATTTCTGATATGGAAGACCTGTTACTGGATTTACGGGGAATATAA
- a CDS encoding ATP-binding protein — MDVSDIEKFNDWWITGRVRPALLKNFKREIYNEINKYMENRLMILLYGLRRMGKTTIMYQLIDELLNKTDSKNILYFSFDDTNYDLDDIMEVYQNNIINKLFNNTGEKIYIFLDEVQKLKDFENKIKVYYDLYPDIKFILSGSASISIRKRSNESLAGRIMSFYIEPLSFPEFLEMNNFNIEEIKHNYILYKNEIMPMLDIYSKYGSFPELALNRDDDYARKYIKETVVERIIYKDIVEEFKVNDLTLLRSLINVIANKPGMMLNFRSISENLGKDQRTISNYFEYLEYSFLIRIIYNYRENISITMRKLKKCYPITPNIVFALSDKFNDLYPYIMENLVLMKIKTDYFYRNNYEVDFIEVHEEKIKAIEIKKTDREMKQLKLFTKKYENVEPLMVTYDKEEHDDINVMPLWVFLLQ; from the coding sequence ATGGATGTATCAGATATTGAAAAATTCAATGACTGGTGGATAACGGGCAGGGTAAGGCCCGCACTGTTAAAAAACTTTAAAAGAGAAATATATAATGAAATTAATAAATATATGGAAAACAGATTAATGATTTTACTGTACGGATTAAGGCGTATGGGGAAAACAACAATAATGTACCAGTTAATTGATGAATTGTTAAATAAAACTGATTCTAAAAATATATTGTATTTCTCATTTGATGATACGAATTATGACCTGGATGATATAATGGAAGTGTACCAGAATAATATTATTAATAAATTGTTTAATAATACTGGTGAGAAAATATACATCTTCCTGGATGAGGTACAGAAGTTAAAAGATTTTGAGAATAAAATAAAAGTATATTATGATCTATACCCGGATATAAAATTTATATTATCAGGATCGGCTTCTATCTCAATCAGGAAAAGATCGAATGAAAGCCTGGCAGGGAGAATCATGAGTTTCTATATAGAACCGTTAAGTTTCCCAGAATTTCTGGAAATGAATAATTTCAATATAGAAGAAATAAAACATAATTATATTCTGTATAAAAATGAAATCATGCCAATGCTCGATATATATTCAAAATACGGTTCCTTTCCAGAGCTTGCTTTAAACAGGGATGATGACTACGCAAGGAAATATATTAAAGAAACTGTGGTAGAGAGGATAATTTACAAGGATATTGTAGAGGAGTTCAAAGTAAATGATTTAACTCTGTTAAGGTCATTAATAAATGTTATAGCAAATAAGCCGGGAATGATGTTAAATTTCAGGAGTATTTCAGAAAATCTTGGGAAGGACCAGAGGACAATTTCAAATTATTTTGAATATCTGGAGTACAGTTTCTTAATAAGAATAATTTACAATTACAGGGAAAATATATCAATAACTATGAGGAAATTAAAAAAATGCTATCCTATAACACCCAATATTGTGTTTGCATTATCAGATAAATTCAACGATCTTTACCCATATATTATGGAAAATCTGGTGTTGATGAAAATAAAAACAGATTATTTCTACAGGAATAATTATGAAGTTGATTTTATTGAAGTTCATGAGGAAAAAATAAAAGCTATTGAGATTAAAAAAACAGATAGAGAAATGAAACAATTAAAATTATTTACAAAAAAATACGAGAATGTTGAACCGTTGATGGTAACATACGATAAGGAAGAACATGATGATATTAATGTAATGCCCTTATGGGTATTTCTGTTACAGTGA
- a CDS encoding DUF4145 domain-containing protein, whose translation MKDKPKYYNCLEQIKSGIYLNNTRGEIGRKERDFEADELLIKYFNNCDFASIESDIILTVFEDTTTTLIQAIESYRYGQFDSSMVMVRSAIDAATYASITMEPVYDHNLNRLISINPIDGITSYKKYNKVDRRIKEIIDKGFLTNNETDELFKIRDEGNFSAHYFKINKEHFNDIIKIYGTKHELPEDLPRQFTTEKDNQSSLLRAFEIITTLQNNYLKFYKIIS comes from the coding sequence ATGAAAGATAAGCCAAAATATTATAATTGTTTAGAACAAATAAAAAGTGGAATATACCTGAATAATACTCGCGGAGAAATAGGCAGAAAGGAAAGAGATTTCGAAGCTGATGAATTGCTAATAAAATATTTTAACAATTGCGACTTTGCCAGCATTGAATCGGACATTATTTTAACTGTATTCGAGGATACAACCACAACGTTAATTCAGGCCATAGAATCATATAGATATGGCCAATTTGATTCTTCTATGGTAATGGTTAGAAGTGCTATAGATGCAGCAACTTATGCTTCTATAACTATGGAACCGGTATATGATCATAATTTAAACAGATTAATTTCAATAAATCCTATTGATGGTATTACTAGTTATAAAAAATATAATAAAGTGGACAGAAGAATTAAAGAAATAATTGATAAAGGATTCTTAACCAATAATGAAACCGATGAACTCTTTAAGATTAGAGACGAAGGAAATTTTTCAGCTCATTATTTTAAGATTAATAAGGAACATTTTAATGATATTATAAAAATATATGGAACGAAACACGAATTACCGGAAGATTTGCCTAGACAATTTACAACAGAGAAAGATAATCAAAGTAGCCTGTTACGGGCTTTTGAGATAATAACAACATTACAGAATAATTATTTAAAATTCTATAAAATAATTTCCTGA
- a CDS encoding ATP-binding protein, with protein MIFIDRINELKALNDRYDSGKAEFIVIYGRRRVGKTELLKQFMNNHDWIILTMWNNRQRYNLIGSLNY; from the coding sequence ATGATATTCATTGATAGAATAAATGAATTAAAAGCGTTAAATGACAGGTATGACAGCGGCAAAGCAGAATTTATAGTAATTTATGGTAGGCGACGTGTTGGCAAAACTGAACTATTGAAACAATTTATGAACAATCATGATTGGATAATATTAACCATGTGGAATAATCGACAAAGATATAATTTAATAGGTTCTTTAAACTATTAA
- a CDS encoding molybdopterin molybdotransferase MoeA → MAKHIMKGFDSLLPYKSALSIFKGEKWTYPDSIQLTLDSAGGKISSGEIISTVNIPDKNKSAMDGYALKSIDTLNATPANPVKLALKGTIAAGDTPEEIVKDGTCMEIYTGSIMPEGSDAVARAENCEVIGNCIYVYSSVNKGENVAPAGEDLKTGDTILGKNSLIYPQNLAALKSIGISKVNVYGNISIGVINTGKELINKQIENSTGMLLRTFYTSSFTETIDGGIVDDDEKSIALAVRSMIEKCNILIVTGGSSLGRRDMTTDALSGEGKMLFSGVSIKPGRTIGLFNIKNRPVLSVSGLPVAALLSSMIFVDSYIKNIYRVDYIHRASSILDESIHNRAGFTTFQIARTYAIDGELHSIPLNTKVSGNLSAIIKGNSIIKIDENLEGIPQGSRVNIYIIGDIKWD, encoded by the coding sequence ATGGCAAAACACATTATGAAGGGATTTGACAGTTTATTACCCTATAAGTCCGCGCTTTCCATATTCAAGGGAGAAAAGTGGACCTACCCTGATTCTATCCAGCTCACTCTTGATAGTGCAGGTGGAAAAATTTCATCCGGGGAAATAATATCCACTGTAAATATCCCTGATAAAAATAAATCCGCAATGGATGGATATGCATTAAAATCAATAGATACTTTAAATGCTACACCGGCAAATCCTGTTAAACTGGCACTGAAAGGAACTATTGCAGCGGGGGATACTCCAGAAGAAATCGTAAAAGATGGGACATGCATGGAAATCTATACCGGTTCAATAATGCCTGAAGGCAGTGATGCTGTAGCAAGGGCAGAAAATTGTGAAGTAATTGGAAATTGTATCTATGTTTATTCTTCAGTAAATAAAGGAGAAAATGTTGCACCTGCTGGTGAGGATTTAAAAACAGGTGATACAATACTGGGTAAAAATAGTTTGATATATCCGCAGAACCTTGCGGCCCTGAAATCTATCGGAATTTCTAAGGTAAATGTCTATGGCAATATCTCAATTGGCGTTATAAATACAGGAAAGGAACTTATAAATAAACAGATAGAAAACTCAACCGGCATGCTTCTAAGGACATTTTATACCAGCAGCTTTACAGAAACAATAGATGGGGGCATAGTGGATGATGATGAAAAATCCATAGCTTTAGCTGTGCGTTCCATGATAGAAAAATGCAATATACTCATAGTCACAGGAGGGAGTAGCCTGGGAAGGAGGGATATGACCACCGATGCACTCTCTGGCGAAGGAAAAATGCTATTCTCGGGCGTATCCATAAAACCAGGAAGGACAATAGGATTATTTAACATAAAAAATAGGCCTGTATTATCAGTTTCCGGGCTTCCAGTTGCTGCCCTTCTATCCTCCATGATATTTGTAGATAGCTATATAAAAAATATATACAGGGTAGACTATATACATAGAGCCAGTTCGATACTGGATGAAAGCATACATAACAGGGCAGGGTTTACCACATTTCAGATTGCAAGAACATACGCAATAGATGGAGAATTGCATTCAATACCATTGAACACTAAAGTTTCAGGTAACCTTTCCGCCATTATTAAAGGCAATTCAATAATAAAAATAGATGAGAATCTGGAAGGTATTCCACAGGGTTCAAGGGTTAATATTTACATAATAGGTGATATAAAATGGGATTGA
- a CDS encoding DUF6527 family protein — protein MKKIRIIRPEFVEFIPDDIKEGVLYISIRYNTATHRCPSGCGEIVVTPITPTDWTLIWNGESVSLYPSIGNWSLPCESHYWIRENRIVWARKWNIQEIEFAKDIDDSNKAYYFKHKKKNLDKVDKNRLK, from the coding sequence ATGAAAAAAATTAGGATAATCAGGCCTGAATTTGTTGAATTTATTCCAGATGATATAAAAGAGGGTGTATTGTATATATCCATTCGCTATAACACCGCTACACATAGGTGCCCTTCTGGCTGCGGTGAAATTGTAGTAACTCCTATTACACCAACAGACTGGACTCTTATTTGGAATGGTGAATCTGTCTCGCTTTACCCATCGATAGGCAATTGGAGCCTACCGTGCGAATCACATTACTGGATACGTGAGAACAGAATAGTATGGGCCAGGAAATGGAATATACAAGAAATCGAATTTGCAAAAGATATTGATGATAGCAACAAGGCGTATTATTTTAAACATAAGAAGAAAAATTTAGATAAGGTTGATAAAAATAGATTAAAGTAA
- the mobA gene encoding molybdenum cofactor guanylyltransferase: protein MIAIIFAKNSQRLQNKHNMEICGEKMIDRISRILSETGRFSSIILFTKNFSLKSKFAVTEEDNTDGILFDSILYCIERYHEFLAIGGDMPYIDKGSIENILDNYKGNSVAYMSDNFYQPLFAIYSTDVEQPMLKYRKNGKGSIRKFMDEYSVSYIEGDQEKLKSINTEKDLIEARKNLRCL, encoded by the coding sequence ATGATTGCCATAATATTTGCTAAAAACAGCCAGAGGCTTCAAAACAAGCACAATATGGAAATATGCGGCGAGAAAATGATAGATCGTATTTCCCGGATACTCTCTGAAACAGGGCGTTTTAGCAGTATAATACTATTCACAAAAAATTTTTCACTTAAATCAAAATTTGCAGTAACAGAAGAAGACAATACTGATGGCATACTATTTGATTCAATTCTCTATTGCATTGAAAGGTATCATGAATTCCTTGCAATAGGCGGGGATATGCCATATATAGATAAGGGAAGCATAGAGAACATCCTTGATAATTATAAAGGAAATAGTGTGGCGTATATGTCAGATAATTTTTATCAGCCCCTTTTTGCAATATACTCCACGGATGTGGAGCAGCCCATGTTAAAATATCGGAAGAACGGTAAGGGAAGCATAAGAAAATTCATGGATGAATACAGTGTGTCATATATAGAAGGTGATCAAGAAAAACTAAAGAGCATAAATACAGAGAAAGACCTTATAGAAGCGAGAAAAAATCTAAGGTGCCTTTAA
- a CDS encoding transposase gives MIDIPVVDSPDVLNRLLLEFRPLFGRRQFRQFCRYIVSGIASSTRSSAHLNGIFVEHTNQSNLNRFLRNIPADGIFNISCSLINRNCSGPVLSLDDTILQRNGKHIDGAQWIYDHSQGKTVYGMQYTTSVISGNEGIFPLSMELKTDDSKIDLQINTIKKAMGAGLRFSTVVFDSWYFSSKLVKFLESMGKDYVSEAKSNRTVCIDGKWIRLRDYANTLDLKSMKSYTVNGKTYFMKAITTRMKNAGIVKVIVSRRINSLKFFVTNRTDWKVKTIIGKYLRRWDIEVFHEELKQDGLKHLYQRKHATLLGTAKMSLLGELLLEISAINSMGNHLKIRKGTPEPRHKQVAISILTDLFKAIENKGRSFLDAILKSIEEPYRSTRNIYGGAINS, from the coding sequence ATGATCGATATACCTGTTGTAGATTCACCTGATGTATTGAATAGACTCCTTTTAGAATTCAGGCCATTATTTGGCAGGAGGCAGTTCAGGCAATTCTGCAGGTACATAGTCTCTGGAATAGCATCTTCAACAAGGTCATCAGCACATTTAAATGGAATATTTGTAGAACATACAAACCAGTCAAACCTTAACAGGTTTTTAAGGAATATACCTGCTGATGGCATATTCAATATATCATGTTCCTTAATCAACAGGAATTGTTCTGGTCCTGTTCTCTCCCTGGATGACACAATACTCCAGAGGAATGGAAAGCATATAGATGGAGCACAGTGGATCTACGACCATTCACAGGGAAAAACTGTATATGGTATGCAATACACTACCTCTGTAATATCAGGCAATGAAGGGATATTCCCATTATCCATGGAACTTAAAACAGATGATTCGAAGATAGACCTGCAGATAAATACAATAAAAAAAGCTATGGGTGCAGGATTGAGGTTTAGTACAGTTGTATTTGATTCCTGGTACTTTTCATCAAAACTGGTAAAATTCCTTGAAAGTATGGGAAAAGATTACGTAAGTGAAGCAAAGTCAAACAGGACAGTATGCATTGATGGGAAATGGATCAGGCTGAGGGATTATGCAAATACACTTGATCTGAAATCTATGAAATCATACACAGTAAATGGAAAAACATATTTCATGAAGGCAATAACCACCAGAATGAAAAATGCAGGTATTGTAAAAGTAATAGTATCAAGGAGAATAAACTCTTTAAAGTTCTTTGTTACGAACAGGACAGACTGGAAAGTTAAAACAATAATAGGGAAATACCTGAGAAGATGGGACATAGAAGTATTCCATGAGGAATTAAAGCAGGACGGGCTAAAGCATCTCTATCAGAGGAAACATGCCACTTTGCTTGGTACGGCGAAGATGAGCCTTCTGGGTGAGCTGCTTCTCGAAATCTCTGCAATCAATTCCATGGGGAACCATTTAAAAATCAGGAAAGGAACACCTGAACCCAGGCATAAGCAAGTGGCTATAAGCATTTTAACAGATCTGTTCAAAGCAATAGAGAATAAAGGGAGATCATTCCTGGATGCTATACTGAAGTCAATTGAAGAGCCATACAGGTCAACAAGAAATATTTATGGAGGTGCAATTAATAGTTAA
- a CDS encoding molybdopterin-guanine dinucleotide biosynthesis protein B, whose translation MKIFSFFGSSSSGKTTIISNIISELSGSMKIGYIKNIPHDNISLDTEYKDTWKMENAGAYRIYGLAPSRTYSMVEKETSPDEIIEKENDVDIFIIEGFRAFDKSIKFLVLGSEDYLAIKHDYTITATNRTYEGRAIKYPEEFHKIISILKAP comes from the coding sequence ATGAAAATTTTCTCTTTTTTTGGATCATCATCTTCTGGAAAGACTACCATTATCTCTAACATAATATCTGAACTATCGGGAAGCATGAAAATAGGGTATATCAAAAACATTCCACATGATAATATTTCACTGGATACTGAATATAAAGATACATGGAAAATGGAGAATGCTGGAGCCTACAGAATTTACGGGTTAGCACCGTCAAGAACATACAGCATGGTTGAGAAAGAAACCAGCCCTGATGAAATTATAGAAAAAGAAAATGATGTTGATATTTTCATTATAGAGGGTTTCAGGGCATTCGACAAATCCATTAAATTTCTTGTCCTGGGCAGTGAAGATTACCTTGCAATAAAGCATGATTATACGATAACAGCTACAAACAGAACCTATGAAGGGAGAGCCATAAAATATCCGGAAGAGTTTCATAAAATTATTTCTATCTTAAAGGCACCTTAG